From a region of the Georgenia yuyongxinii genome:
- a CDS encoding coproporphyrinogen-III oxidase family protein, which translates to MPALPDGETPPDSGALPTSAALGAGARDLGVYLHVPFCRVRCGYCDFNTYTNAELGGGANAASYADTALRELELAAGVLADPALTAAGMPTRVVSTVFVGGGTPTMLPATDLVRMLDGVRATWGLAPDAEVTTEANPDSVDAASLATLAAGGFTRVSFGMQSAVRSVLATLDRTHDPARLPDVVGWARAVGLEVSVDLIYGTPGESLADWRTSLDAAVALEPDHVSAYALVVEPGTKMGAQVRRGELPLPDDDDAARKYELAEEVLTAAGYRWYEVSNFARAEGGERAGAGERPHTGAGATGSATGGAPAVGHAAPPHASRHNLSYWRGQDWWGIGPGAHSHVGGVRWWNVKHPRTYAFRLEQGLSPASGREVLGGATRELERVMLGVRLAEGLELAPSTGTVPEHLRGAVADLIGQGLIEFAPARAGRVVLTLRGRLLADAVVRALTP; encoded by the coding sequence ATGCCAGCCCTGCCCGATGGCGAGACGCCGCCCGACAGCGGCGCCCTGCCCACCTCCGCGGCGCTGGGTGCCGGCGCCCGCGACCTCGGCGTCTACCTGCACGTGCCGTTCTGCCGGGTGCGCTGCGGGTACTGCGACTTCAACACCTACACCAACGCCGAGCTGGGCGGTGGCGCGAACGCCGCCAGCTACGCCGACACCGCACTGCGCGAGCTCGAGCTGGCCGCGGGCGTGCTGGCCGACCCGGCCCTCACGGCAGCCGGGATGCCCACCCGCGTGGTCTCCACCGTCTTCGTCGGCGGTGGCACGCCCACGATGCTGCCGGCCACGGACCTCGTGCGCATGCTCGACGGCGTGCGGGCCACCTGGGGGCTGGCCCCCGACGCCGAGGTGACCACCGAGGCCAACCCCGACTCCGTCGACGCCGCCTCGCTCGCCACGTTGGCCGCGGGCGGCTTCACGCGCGTCTCCTTCGGCATGCAGTCCGCCGTGCGGTCGGTGCTCGCCACGCTGGACCGCACGCACGATCCCGCCCGCCTGCCCGACGTCGTCGGCTGGGCGCGCGCGGTCGGCCTCGAGGTCTCGGTCGACCTCATCTACGGCACGCCCGGGGAGTCGCTCGCAGACTGGCGCACCAGCCTGGACGCCGCCGTCGCCCTCGAGCCGGACCACGTCTCGGCCTACGCGCTCGTGGTGGAGCCGGGAACCAAGATGGGCGCCCAGGTGCGGCGCGGCGAGCTCCCGCTGCCGGACGACGACGACGCGGCCCGTAAGTACGAGCTCGCCGAGGAGGTCCTCACCGCCGCCGGCTACCGGTGGTACGAGGTGAGCAACTTCGCGCGGGCGGAGGGCGGTGAGCGCGCGGGGGCCGGCGAGCGGCCGCACACGGGTGCTGGCGCGACCGGCAGCGCGACTGGCGGCGCGCCCGCCGTCGGCCACGCCGCACCTCCCCACGCCAGCCGGCACAACCTCTCGTACTGGCGCGGGCAGGACTGGTGGGGCATCGGGCCCGGCGCGCACAGCCACGTCGGCGGGGTGCGGTGGTGGAACGTCAAGCACCCGCGCACCTACGCGTTCCGGCTCGAGCAGGGCCTGAGCCCCGCCTCGGGCCGCGAGGTGCTCGGCGGCGCCACCCGCGAGCTCGAGCGCGTGATGCTCGGCGTCCGGCTGGCCGAGGGCCTGGAGCTCGCCCCCAGCACCGGGACGGTCCCGGAGCACCTGCGCGGCGCCGTCGCCGATCTCATCGGCCAGGGCCTGATCGAGTTTGCCCCTGCCCGGGCCGGCCGAGTCGTGCTCACCCTTCGCGGCCGGCTGCTCGCCGACGCCGTCGTGCGCGCGCTGACACCCTGA
- a CDS encoding DUF3097 domain-containing protein, producing the protein MSDRYGSDVLSTDPHRSGAFAHRATTKDRAAEKGLVVEEVETGWVGAVVRVEKSGGMHVVVLEDRKGRTRTFPLGAGFWVEGKPVRLVPPVPAPAAPRGPVTAGGRRLTASGSIAVEQQRARVARASRIYVEGRHDAELVEKVWGDDLRVEGVVVELLDGVDNLEAVLRDFQPGPRRRAGVLVDHLVRGSKESRIAAQVTSGPAGAHVLVLGHPYVDVWQAVRPERVGLRAWPDVPRGTDIKVGTLAALGWPHADQADIAQGWQRILRTVRSYKDLSPALLGRMEELIDFVTAVPE; encoded by the coding sequence GTGAGCGACCGATACGGATCTGACGTCCTGTCCACCGACCCGCACCGCTCCGGTGCCTTCGCCCACCGGGCCACCACCAAGGACCGGGCTGCCGAGAAGGGCCTGGTGGTCGAGGAGGTCGAGACCGGCTGGGTGGGTGCGGTGGTCCGGGTGGAGAAGTCCGGCGGGATGCACGTGGTGGTGCTCGAGGACCGCAAGGGGCGCACCCGCACGTTCCCCCTCGGCGCCGGGTTCTGGGTGGAGGGCAAGCCAGTCCGGCTCGTGCCGCCTGTACCGGCGCCGGCGGCACCCCGCGGCCCGGTGACCGCCGGCGGACGCCGGCTCACGGCGTCGGGCTCGATCGCGGTCGAGCAGCAGCGGGCCCGCGTGGCGCGCGCGTCGCGGATCTACGTGGAGGGTCGCCACGACGCCGAGCTGGTCGAGAAGGTGTGGGGCGACGACCTGCGCGTGGAGGGTGTCGTGGTGGAGCTGCTCGACGGCGTCGACAACCTCGAGGCGGTGCTCCGCGACTTCCAGCCCGGCCCGCGCCGGCGCGCCGGGGTGCTCGTGGACCATCTGGTTCGTGGGTCGAAGGAGTCGCGCATCGCCGCGCAGGTCACCTCGGGCCCGGCCGGTGCACACGTGCTGGTGCTCGGCCACCCCTACGTGGACGTCTGGCAGGCGGTGCGGCCCGAGCGGGTTGGCTTGCGAGCGTGGCCGGACGTGCCGCGCGGCACCGACATCAAGGTCGGGACACTCGCGGCGCTGGGCTGGCCGCACGCCGACCAGGCCGACATCGCGCAGGGCTGGCAGCGGATCCTGCGCACGGTTCGCTCGTACAAGGACCTCTCCCCCGCACTGCTGGGACGCATGGAGGAGCTCATCGACTTCGTCACCGCGGTGCCGGAGTAG
- the hrcA gene encoding heat-inducible transcriptional repressor HrcA: protein MSDERRLEVLRAIVQDYVHTREPVGSRVLVERHSLGVSPATIRNDMAALEEGGYIAQPHTSAGRVPTDKGYRAFVDQISTLKPLSPAERRAIQELLDDAVDLDDVVERTVRLLAQLTHQVAVVQYPSLSRSALRHLELVPLSPHRLLVVIITDAGRVEQRSIETAAETDPGVIAELRARLNVVCAGRRLKALTGPLSELSEQFAPEHRALVEAVAEVVTDTLRQEAEERIVMAGTANLARADLDFPRTISPVLEALEEQVVLLRLFSEMEDDAVAVRIGAENHHAGLVEASLVASAYGGPSTEGVARLGVLGPTRMDYPGTMAAVRAVARYLSRILAG, encoded by the coding sequence GTGAGCGACGAGCGACGGCTGGAGGTCCTGCGGGCGATCGTGCAGGACTACGTCCACACGCGTGAGCCGGTGGGCTCGCGGGTGCTGGTGGAGCGGCACTCCCTCGGGGTGTCCCCGGCGACCATCCGCAACGACATGGCGGCCCTCGAGGAGGGCGGGTACATCGCCCAGCCCCACACGTCCGCCGGCCGGGTACCCACCGACAAGGGCTACCGCGCCTTCGTGGACCAGATCTCGACCCTCAAGCCGCTCTCACCCGCCGAGCGCCGAGCGATCCAGGAGCTCCTGGACGACGCCGTCGACCTCGACGACGTGGTGGAGCGCACCGTCCGGCTCCTCGCCCAGCTCACCCACCAGGTGGCGGTGGTGCAGTACCCGTCGCTGAGCCGCTCGGCGCTGCGCCACCTCGAGCTCGTGCCGCTCAGCCCCCATCGGCTGCTCGTGGTGATCATCACCGACGCCGGCCGCGTGGAGCAGCGCTCCATCGAGACCGCCGCGGAGACCGACCCCGGTGTGATCGCCGAGCTGCGCGCCCGGCTGAACGTGGTGTGCGCGGGCCGACGCCTCAAGGCGCTGACCGGCCCCCTCTCCGAGCTGTCCGAGCAGTTCGCGCCCGAGCACCGTGCCCTGGTGGAGGCGGTGGCCGAGGTGGTCACCGACACCCTGCGCCAGGAGGCGGAGGAGCGCATCGTCATGGCCGGCACGGCCAACCTCGCCCGCGCGGACCTCGACTTTCCCCGGACCATCAGTCCGGTCCTGGAGGCCCTGGAGGAGCAGGTGGTCCTCCTGCGGCTGTTCTCGGAGATGGAGGACGACGCCGTCGCGGTGCGCATCGGCGCCGAGAACCACCACGCAGGACTGGTCGAGGCATCCCTCGTCGCCAGCGCCTACGGTGGTCCCAGCACCGAGGGCGTCGCACGCCTGGGTGTCCTGGGCCCCACCCGCATGGACTACCCGGGCACCATGGCGGCCGTGCGCGCCGTCGCCCGCTACCTCTCCCGCATCCTCGCCGGATGA
- the dnaJ gene encoding molecular chaperone DnaJ, producing MNDYYEILGVSRQASQEEIKKAYRKLARKLHPDVAGPDAQDKFKDVTRAYEVLSNPEKRQMYDVGGEQAFGAGGAGAGFGFQDIFETFFGAAAGGAARGPVPRGRRGQDALVRLDIDLEEAVFGTARELQVDTAVVCPTCNGTCCRPGTHPETCAVCHGRGSVQRVTRSFLGQVMSTSACTACQGHGTIIPDPCQDCSGEGRVRTRRSLRVEVPAGVDSGTRIRMAGQGEVGPGGGPAGDLYVEIREKAHPAFVRRGDDLHCTLAIPMTAAALGTVVELDTLDGVREIDVEPGTQPEQVITLRDLGVGHLNRAGRGDLHVHLDVQTPTRLDDRQRELLAELAALRGEEQPEPRLAASGSGVFSKLRDKLSGR from the coding sequence GTGAACGACTACTACGAGATCCTCGGCGTCTCCCGTCAGGCGAGCCAGGAGGAGATCAAGAAGGCGTACCGCAAGCTCGCCCGCAAGCTCCACCCCGACGTCGCCGGGCCGGACGCGCAGGACAAGTTCAAGGACGTCACCCGCGCCTACGAGGTGCTCTCCAACCCGGAGAAGCGCCAGATGTACGACGTCGGCGGGGAGCAGGCCTTCGGTGCCGGCGGGGCCGGCGCGGGCTTCGGTTTCCAGGACATCTTCGAGACGTTCTTCGGTGCCGCGGCCGGCGGCGCCGCACGCGGCCCGGTCCCGCGCGGCCGGCGCGGCCAGGACGCGCTCGTCCGGCTGGACATCGACCTCGAGGAGGCCGTCTTCGGCACCGCCCGCGAGCTGCAGGTGGACACCGCCGTGGTCTGCCCCACCTGCAACGGCACCTGCTGCCGCCCCGGCACCCACCCCGAGACCTGCGCCGTCTGCCACGGCCGCGGCTCCGTGCAGCGCGTGACCCGGTCCTTCCTCGGCCAGGTCATGTCCACCTCGGCGTGCACCGCCTGCCAGGGGCACGGCACGATCATCCCCGACCCCTGCCAGGACTGCTCCGGCGAGGGCCGGGTTCGCACCCGCCGCAGCCTGCGCGTGGAGGTGCCCGCCGGCGTCGACTCCGGCACCCGCATCCGCATGGCCGGGCAGGGCGAGGTCGGCCCCGGCGGCGGGCCCGCCGGCGACCTGTACGTCGAGATCCGCGAGAAGGCCCACCCGGCGTTCGTCCGCCGCGGCGACGACCTGCACTGCACCCTCGCGATCCCGATGACCGCCGCCGCGCTGGGCACCGTCGTCGAGCTCGACACCCTCGACGGCGTCCGCGAGATCGACGTCGAGCCCGGCACCCAGCCCGAGCAGGTCATCACCCTGCGCGACCTCGGCGTCGGGCACCTGAACCGGGCCGGCCGGGGGGACCTGCACGTCCACCTCGACGTGCAGACCCCCACCCGCCTGGACGACCGGCAGCGCGAGCTGCTCGCCGAGCTCGCCGCCCTGCGCGGGGAGGAGCAGCCCGAGCCGCGCCTCGCCGCCTCCGGCTCCGGGGTCTTCTCCAAGCTCCGCGACAAGCTCTCCGGTCGCTGA
- a CDS encoding 16S rRNA (uracil(1498)-N(3))-methyltransferase — protein MTTAVFHAAGILDGARPGAVVTVTGPEARHAATVRRMRAGEDVELVDGAGLRVAGTIAAATKDALSVTVTAVVREAAPAVRLVLAQALAKGGRDEQAVETATELGVDAVVPWQADRSVSVWTGPKLTRGRERWAAVALAAAKQSRRAWVPEVAEPASTTALAALAARVVTGGGAVLVLHEQATTPLAAARLPEPDERGADVVVVVGPEGGITDAEVTALEAAGAQPVLLGPHVLRTSTAGPAALAVLAQRLGRWG, from the coding sequence ATGACCACCGCCGTGTTCCACGCCGCCGGCATCCTCGACGGCGCCCGGCCGGGCGCCGTCGTGACGGTGACCGGCCCGGAGGCCCGGCACGCCGCCACGGTGCGGCGGATGCGGGCCGGGGAGGACGTCGAGCTCGTCGACGGCGCGGGGCTGCGGGTGGCCGGCACGATCGCCGCCGCCACCAAGGACGCGCTGAGCGTGACCGTCACCGCGGTCGTGCGTGAGGCCGCCCCCGCCGTCCGGCTGGTCCTGGCCCAGGCCCTGGCCAAAGGCGGGCGTGACGAGCAGGCCGTCGAGACCGCCACCGAGCTGGGCGTCGACGCCGTCGTGCCGTGGCAGGCGGACCGGTCCGTGTCCGTGTGGACCGGCCCCAAGCTCACCCGCGGACGCGAGCGGTGGGCCGCCGTCGCCCTCGCCGCGGCCAAGCAGTCCCGCCGCGCCTGGGTGCCCGAGGTCGCCGAGCCCGCGTCCACCACGGCACTGGCCGCCCTGGCGGCCCGGGTGGTCACCGGCGGCGGGGCCGTCCTCGTGCTGCACGAGCAGGCGACCACCCCGCTGGCCGCCGCCCGGCTCCCGGAGCCGGACGAGCGGGGCGCCGACGTCGTCGTGGTGGTGGGGCCCGAAGGTGGCATCACCGACGCCGAGGTCACCGCGCTCGAGGCGGCGGGCGCCCAGCCGGTCCTGCTCGGCCCGCACGTGCTGCGCACCTCCACCGCCGGGCCCGCGGCCCTCGCCGTGCTCGCCCAGCGCCTGGGCCGGTGGGGCTGA
- a CDS encoding PhoH family protein: protein MSHNPPTGGLHAGHVQHQVSVPEDVPMVALLGQRDEVLRAIETGFPTVDVHVRGNVLTLTGPGPDVSLAERLVDELAEVATAGQPLSADAVQRAIAMLTAPSTERPADVLTTNILSTRGRTIRPKTLGQKKYVDAIDSATIVFGIGPAGTGKTYLAMAKAVGALQSKQVNRIVLTRPAVEAGERLGYLPGTLNDKIDPYLRPLYDALYDMLDPETIPKLMAAGTIEVAPLAYMRGRTLNDAFIILDEAQNTSPEQMKMFLTRLGFNSQVVVTGDVTQVDLPSGTKSGLRVVQEILDDIDDIVFCRLTSADVVRHRLVSDIIDAYERWDVTSAARGDGVRGDTARRPTDRRERFEHRGGNR from the coding sequence ATGTCGCACAACCCGCCCACCGGTGGCCTCCACGCCGGGCACGTCCAGCACCAGGTCTCCGTCCCCGAGGACGTGCCCATGGTGGCCCTCCTCGGCCAGCGCGACGAGGTGCTGCGCGCCATCGAGACCGGATTCCCCACCGTCGACGTCCACGTCCGCGGCAACGTCCTAACCCTCACCGGGCCCGGCCCGGACGTCTCCCTCGCCGAGCGCCTCGTCGACGAGCTCGCCGAGGTCGCCACCGCCGGGCAGCCGCTGAGCGCCGACGCGGTCCAGCGCGCCATCGCGATGCTCACCGCGCCGTCCACCGAACGCCCGGCGGACGTGCTGACCACCAACATCTTGTCCACCCGCGGGCGCACCATCCGCCCCAAGACGCTGGGGCAGAAGAAGTACGTCGACGCCATCGACTCCGCCACGATCGTGTTCGGCATCGGCCCCGCGGGCACCGGCAAGACCTACCTCGCCATGGCCAAGGCCGTCGGGGCGCTGCAGTCCAAGCAGGTCAACCGGATCGTCCTGACCCGGCCCGCCGTGGAGGCCGGGGAGCGGCTGGGATACCTGCCCGGCACGCTCAACGACAAGATCGACCCGTACCTGCGCCCGCTCTACGACGCGCTGTACGACATGCTGGACCCGGAGACGATCCCCAAGCTCATGGCCGCCGGGACGATCGAGGTGGCGCCGCTGGCGTACATGCGCGGGCGCACCCTCAACGACGCCTTCATCATCCTCGACGAGGCCCAGAACACCTCGCCCGAGCAGATGAAGATGTTCCTCACCCGGCTCGGCTTCAACTCCCAGGTGGTCGTCACGGGCGACGTCACCCAGGTGGACCTGCCCAGCGGCACCAAGTCCGGCCTGCGGGTGGTCCAGGAGATCCTCGACGACATCGACGACATCGTCTTCTGCCGCCTCACCAGCGCCGACGTCGTCCGGCACCGGCTCGTCAGCGACATCATCGACGCCTACGAGCGCTGGGACGTCACCTCCGCCGCGCGGGGCGACGGCGTGCGCGGGGACACGGCGCGGCGGCCGACGGACCGTCGCGAGCGGTTCGAGCACCGCGGAGGTAACCGATGA
- the ybeY gene encoding rRNA maturation RNase YbeY — protein MSVEINNESGYEADGEEFAALARYVLEEMRVHPQAELSILFVTSDVMADLHVRWMDEPGPTDVLSFPMDELRPGRAGEEPQPGTLGDIVLCPEVAAAQARDAGHSTVEELLLLTTHGILHLLGYDHAEPEEEKEMFALQRKLLLTFLAER, from the coding sequence ATGAGCGTGGAGATCAACAACGAGTCCGGGTACGAGGCCGACGGCGAGGAGTTCGCCGCGCTGGCCCGGTACGTGCTCGAGGAGATGCGGGTCCACCCGCAGGCCGAGCTGTCGATCCTGTTCGTGACCAGCGACGTCATGGCCGACCTGCACGTGCGGTGGATGGACGAGCCGGGCCCGACCGACGTGCTGTCCTTCCCCATGGACGAGCTGCGCCCCGGCCGCGCCGGCGAGGAGCCGCAGCCGGGCACGCTCGGTGACATCGTGCTGTGCCCGGAGGTGGCGGCGGCGCAGGCCAGGGACGCCGGGCACTCCACCGTGGAGGAGCTGCTGCTGCTCACCACGCACGGGATCCTGCACCTGCTCGGCTACGACCACGCCGAGCCGGAAGAGGAGAAGGAGATGTTCGCGCTGCAGCGCAAGCTCCTGCTCACCTTCCTGGCCGAACGCTGA
- a CDS encoding hemolysin family protein codes for MDQVPEVAMALLALLGVGLGSALSAGEAALARITRTSAAELQAGRRRNASAVAALVARRSAALAAVAFVRVLVEMTAAAAITLLVADLLPHWWQVLLVSVAVTALLLAVVVHVSPRRVGRRNPTGVLLALAPMMNLLAVVGGAVGRVVGTITPGPARTDHEARDAQEEDLQDMVDRVSESDQLEEEERELLQSVFELGRTLTREVMVPRTDMVTIDADEPLDRAITLFTRSGYSRVPVVGESTDDLLGVLYLKDVMRRVHRRNDTVGLTVADVMRGPTFVPETKLVDDLLREMQSGSVHIAMVVDEYGGIAGLVTIEDLLEELVGEMVDEHDRAEPEVEELGDGVVRVPARLPIDELGELFGLEIDDDDVDSAGGLLAKALAKVPLPGAEVDVLGLHLVAERAEGRRRRISTILASRIPDEAAVTHDDEAQVHR; via the coding sequence ATCGACCAGGTCCCCGAGGTCGCGATGGCGCTGCTGGCGCTCCTCGGGGTCGGGCTCGGCTCCGCACTGAGTGCCGGGGAGGCGGCTCTCGCCCGCATCACCCGCACCTCGGCCGCCGAGCTGCAGGCGGGCCGGCGACGCAACGCCTCCGCCGTCGCCGCCCTGGTAGCCCGCCGCTCCGCCGCCCTGGCTGCGGTGGCGTTCGTGCGGGTCCTGGTGGAGATGACGGCCGCTGCCGCCATCACGCTGCTCGTGGCGGACCTCCTGCCGCACTGGTGGCAGGTGCTCCTGGTGTCCGTGGCCGTGACGGCGCTGCTGCTCGCCGTCGTCGTCCACGTCAGCCCGCGCCGGGTCGGACGTCGTAACCCCACCGGCGTGCTCCTCGCCCTGGCGCCGATGATGAACCTGCTCGCCGTGGTGGGCGGCGCCGTCGGACGGGTGGTCGGCACGATCACGCCCGGGCCCGCGCGCACCGACCACGAGGCCCGTGACGCGCAGGAGGAGGACCTGCAGGACATGGTCGACCGCGTCAGCGAGTCCGACCAGCTCGAGGAGGAGGAGCGCGAGCTCCTCCAGTCCGTCTTCGAGCTCGGCCGCACCCTGACCCGCGAGGTCATGGTGCCGCGCACGGACATGGTCACCATCGACGCCGACGAGCCGCTCGACCGGGCGATCACCCTGTTCACCCGTTCGGGGTACTCCCGGGTGCCGGTGGTGGGGGAGTCCACCGACGACCTGCTCGGCGTGCTGTACCTCAAGGACGTCATGCGCCGCGTGCACCGCCGCAACGACACCGTCGGCCTGACCGTGGCCGACGTCATGCGCGGGCCCACCTTCGTGCCCGAGACCAAGCTGGTGGACGACCTGCTCCGGGAGATGCAGTCTGGCAGCGTCCACATCGCCATGGTGGTGGACGAGTACGGCGGCATCGCCGGTCTGGTCACCATCGAGGACCTGCTCGAGGAGCTCGTCGGCGAGATGGTCGACGAGCACGACCGCGCCGAGCCAGAGGTCGAGGAGCTCGGTGACGGCGTGGTGCGCGTGCCCGCCCGGCTGCCCATCGATGAGCTCGGTGAGCTCTTCGGCCTGGAGATCGACGATGACGACGTCGACTCCGCGGGCGGGCTGCTGGCCAAGGCGCTGGCCAAGGTGCCGCTTCCGGGCGCCGAGGTCGACGTGCTCGGGCTGCATCTCGTGGCCGAGCGCGCCGAGGGCCGCCGGCGCCGCATCTCCACCATCCTCGCCTCCCGGATCCCCGACGAGGCGGCCGTCACCCACGACGACGAGGCACAGGTGCACCGATGA
- the era gene encoding GTPase Era — protein MSFPSDDELMAGPNALEPELIAADDYPADFRAGFACMVGRPNAGKSTLTNALVGQKVAITSGRPQTTRHTVRGIVHREDGQLVLVDTPGLHRPRTLLGQRLNDLVRETLSEVDVIVFCLPADEKIGPGDKFIARELSQQRTPVIAVATKADKVSREALAAHLLDIQQLGEWAEIVPVSAVRGEQVELLTDLLMARMPLSPPLYPQGELTDEPENVMIAELVREAALEGVRDELPHSLAVVVEEIIERPREKGDQRPPMLNVHVNIYVERDSQKAIVIGKGGSRLRDVGTRARHGIEALLGAKVYLDLHVRVAKDWQRDPKLLQRLGF, from the coding sequence ATGAGCTTCCCCTCCGACGACGAGCTCATGGCGGGCCCCAACGCCCTCGAGCCCGAGCTGATCGCCGCCGACGACTATCCCGCGGACTTCCGGGCCGGGTTCGCCTGCATGGTGGGCCGGCCCAACGCGGGCAAGTCCACCCTCACCAACGCCCTCGTCGGGCAGAAGGTGGCCATCACCTCCGGCCGCCCGCAGACAACACGGCACACCGTGCGGGGCATCGTCCACCGCGAGGACGGCCAGCTCGTGCTGGTCGACACCCCCGGGCTGCACCGCCCGCGCACGCTGCTGGGGCAGCGGCTCAACGACCTGGTGCGCGAGACTCTGTCAGAGGTCGACGTCATCGTGTTCTGCCTGCCCGCGGACGAGAAGATCGGCCCGGGGGACAAGTTCATCGCCCGGGAGCTGAGCCAGCAGCGCACCCCGGTCATCGCGGTCGCGACCAAGGCGGACAAAGTCTCCCGCGAGGCGCTCGCCGCCCACCTCCTCGACATCCAGCAGCTGGGGGAGTGGGCCGAGATCGTGCCCGTCTCCGCCGTCCGGGGCGAGCAGGTGGAGCTGCTGACCGACCTGCTCATGGCTCGCATGCCCCTGTCCCCGCCGCTGTACCCGCAGGGGGAGCTGACCGACGAGCCCGAGAACGTCATGATCGCCGAGCTGGTCCGTGAAGCGGCGCTGGAGGGTGTGCGCGACGAGCTGCCGCACTCCCTGGCTGTGGTGGTCGAGGAGATCATCGAACGGCCCCGCGAGAAGGGCGACCAGCGCCCCCCGATGCTCAACGTCCACGTGAACATCTACGTCGAGCGCGACTCGCAGAAGGCGATCGTCATCGGCAAGGGGGGTTCGCGGCTGCGCGACGTCGGCACCCGTGCGCGGCACGGCATCGAGGCGCTGCTCGGCGCCAAGGTCTACCTCGACCTGCACGTGCGGGTGGCCAAGGACTGGCAGCGCGACCCCAAGCTGCTCCAGCGGCTGGGCTTCTGA
- a CDS encoding alpha/beta hydrolase family protein: MRYRRLAATIVVVLLLGLVGSLAGPGWNPQSLGHTIVPETASTRIGSDALTPPVGTFEVIREVVDVAVDDGVTIQATIASPVGARGERPGLVFMHGAGTATHENFADTTTDLASAGIVTIVPDKRADTYTTRERDYVAMAEEYLDAWDVLRSWPGVDPDRVGVYGESEGAMSAPIAAVLDDDVAFVVLVSAPVLPIREQGAFAADTYLREVGVPDRLLRAIPRLVGGQLPGGGFDYFDFDVSPYHQQLAQPVLMVYGTGDASMPIVQGAEKLLADLAVAGNDQYTIRYYENANHGIKVDGALARGFTEDLARWVQGLPETAAAPPRIAGDQPVQEFRADPVDRPRWYASGDMILVTVLGGLGLLVLAALGWILGRLPRLWGGEPSTTVRPLGRYTLGLGLATVATWVVFVAYVAGVADLALNYRTNALLVQGGWLALQGVGILAAAMLVVTVAAALRQARAPRGSAAMGRAGWFAVGCAVLGAVVLLVAAAYWGVYPAVL, from the coding sequence GTGAGATACCGCAGGCTGGCCGCGACGATCGTCGTCGTCCTCCTGCTCGGCCTCGTCGGCTCGCTCGCCGGCCCGGGATGGAACCCGCAGTCCCTCGGCCACACCATCGTCCCCGAGACCGCCAGCACCCGCATCGGGTCGGACGCGCTCACCCCGCCGGTGGGCACCTTCGAGGTCATCCGCGAGGTGGTCGACGTCGCCGTGGACGACGGCGTCACGATCCAGGCGACCATCGCCTCACCCGTCGGCGCACGCGGCGAGCGCCCAGGCCTGGTCTTCATGCACGGCGCGGGCACCGCCACGCACGAGAACTTCGCCGACACGACGACGGACCTCGCCAGCGCCGGGATCGTCACCATCGTGCCGGACAAGCGCGCGGACACCTACACCACCCGCGAGCGCGACTACGTCGCGATGGCTGAGGAGTACCTGGACGCGTGGGACGTGCTCCGCAGCTGGCCAGGCGTCGACCCGGACCGGGTGGGCGTCTATGGCGAGAGCGAGGGTGCGATGTCCGCCCCCATCGCCGCGGTCCTGGACGATGACGTCGCGTTCGTCGTGCTCGTCTCCGCCCCGGTGCTTCCCATCCGCGAGCAGGGCGCCTTCGCCGCCGACACCTACCTTCGTGAGGTCGGCGTGCCCGACCGCCTGCTGCGCGCCATCCCTCGGCTCGTCGGGGGGCAGCTGCCCGGCGGCGGCTTCGACTACTTCGACTTCGACGTCTCCCCGTACCACCAGCAGCTCGCCCAGCCGGTCCTCATGGTCTACGGCACCGGCGACGCCTCCATGCCCATCGTCCAGGGGGCGGAGAAGCTCCTCGCGGACCTGGCGGTCGCCGGGAACGACCAGTACACGATCCGCTACTACGAGAACGCCAACCACGGCATCAAGGTCGACGGCGCCCTCGCGCGCGGGTTCACCGAAGACCTCGCCCGCTGGGTCCAGGGCCTGCCCGAGACCGCCGCCGCGCCGCCGCGGATCGCCGGCGACCAGCCGGTTCAGGAGTTCCGCGCCGACCCCGTCGACCGCCCACGGTGGTACGCGAGCGGCGACATGATCCTGGTGACGGTCCTTGGTGGGCTCGGCCTCCTCGTGCTTGCCGCGCTCGGGTGGATCCTGGGCCGGCTGCCACGCCTGTGGGGCGGTGAGCCGAGCACCACCGTCCGGCCGCTGGGCCGGTACACCCTCGGCCTCGGACTGGCGACCGTGGCCACCTGGGTGGTGTTCGTCGCCTACGTCGCCGGTGTCGCGGACCTGGCGCTGAACTACCGCACCAACGCCCTCCTCGTGCAGGGCGGCTGGCTCGCCCTGCAGGGCGTCGGCATCCTCGCCGCCGCCATGCTCGTCGTCACCGTGGCGGCCGCGCTGCGGCAGGCACGCGCGCCCCGGGGCAGCGCCGCCATGGGCCGTGCCGGCTGGTTCGCCGTCGGCTGCGCCGTCCTGGGCGCCGTGGTCCTCCTGGTCGCGGCCGCCTACTGGGGGGTCTACCCGGCGGTGCTGTGA